A stretch of Prunus dulcis chromosome 6, ALMONDv2, whole genome shotgun sequence DNA encodes these proteins:
- the LOC117631945 gene encoding F-box protein At2g39490 produces the protein MFLCPPKSLSGAAENVVNPSYLSWDPARLDNIELNKQLTHSACVVYRGVVFHIPSILGISGTSMPPPLTTTSFICAMNYFAPPKATCPFQITGTKSTPLQIILHSLETDNLSSTSTLAPGNYKKLMEEEKLDQISSLPFELKQRIISFLPLKEAVRASVLSTHWKSLWSPIQVSLNFDPNPVNHEGSGQEFNQVMGMCMRSYACLEQWKLCLNVVDSNEALILKATKGVDRELHLEFFETKKVSRDFKSEPTSTSACLCLHSHHPTQTESFAGVKLLHLRSVTNLTKTLVSEVFSNCHVLESLKLEKCRGLESLDVKTDSLRSLVVADCSNMAAITISAQNLKSFWFHGALPQIITLKNTRSLVDVVLNLKDGPINNEFDCEEILSILFSFKDVEALTISGWLLEWLCSAGVIFGRLDFQFNKLKALTWIDSLINKDKRDSLACFLNACPLLEKLLVEIDSNLSTIPCPLFYQYWHEPHLWMDFTSVKSNTSQLKHLKSIELLGFTGRDHELQLMDLLLEKAIRVNSLTLTCPEFLS, from the exons ATGTTCCTCTGTCCTCCCAAGTCTCTTTCTGGTGCTGCCGAAAATGTTGTCAATCCTTCTTATCTCTCTTGGGATCCAGCAAGATTGGACAATATTGAGTTGAATAAACAACTCACTCACTCCGCCTGTGTTGTCTACCGCGGCGTTGTCTTCCACATCCCGTCAATCCTGGGTATCTCTGGAACGTCTATGCCTCCACCTCTCACAACCACATCCTTCATCTGCGCAATGAACTATTTTGCACCACCAAAGGCGACTTGTCCATTTCAGATTACCGGGACAAAATCAACTCCATTGCAGATAATCTTGCACTCGCTGGAAACTGACAATCTCAGCTCCACATCCACACTGGCTCCG GGAAATTATAAGAAACTAATGGAGGAGGAAAAGCTTGATCAGATCAGCAGCTTACCATTTGAATTAAAACAGAGAATTATATCCTTCCTGCCATTGAAAGAGGCAGTAAGAGCTAGTGTCCTTTCAACTCATTGGAAGAGCCTCTGGTCTCCAATTCAAGTAAGCTTGAATTTTGATCCAAACCCAGTAAACCATGAAGGCTCAGGTCAAGAATTCAACCAAGTTATGGGAATGTGCATGAGGTCCTATGCTTGTCTTGAGCAATGGAAGCTGTGCCTCAATGTTGTTGACAGCAATGAAGCACTGATTCTCAAAGCCACCAAGGGGGTTGACAGAGAGCTTCATCTAgaattttttgaaacaaagaaagtttCAAGAGATTTCAAATCAGAGCCAACATCAACAAGTGCTTGTTTGTGCCTTCACAGCCATCATCCTACACAAACAGAGAGTTTTGCTGGCGTGAAGCTTCTCCACCTCAGATCAgtcaccaacctcaccaaaaCCCTGGTGTCTGAAGTTTTCTCCAATTGCCATGTTCTTGAAAGTTTGAAGCTTGAGAAATGCAGGGGACTGGAAAGCCTTGATGTGAAAACAGATAGCCTGAGGAGCTTGGTGGTGGCAGACTGTTCAAACATGGCTGCCATTACAATTTCTGCACAAAATCTCAAATCATTTTGGTTCCATGGTGCTCTTCCCCAGATTATCACCCTAAAAAACACAAGAAGCTTGGTTGATGTGGTGCTCAATTTGAAGGATGGACCAATCAACAATGAGTTTGACTGTGAGGAAATTCTCTCCatccttttctctttcaagGATGTTGAGGCTCTCACTATAAGTGGCTGGCTTCTTGAG TGGCTGTGTTCAGCAGGAGTGATTTTTGGGAGGCTTGATTTCCAATTCAACAAGTTAAAAGCATTAACTTGGATCGACTCTTTGATCAACAAGGACAAAAGGGACTCCCTTGCTTGCTTCTTAAATGCATGTCCTTTGCTGGAGAAATTGTTGGTTGAG ATTGACAGCAACCTGAGCACCATCCCCTGCCCATTGTTCTACCAATACTGGCATGAGCCTCACCTTTGGATGGACTTTACAAGTGTGAAGTCGAACACTTCACAGCTCAAGCACCTTAAAAGCATTGAGTTGCTGGGCTTCACTGGCAGGGACCATGAATTGCAACTAATGGATCTTTTGCTTGAAAAGGCAATTAGGGTCAACTCATTGACTTTAACTTGCCCTGAATTTTTATCATAA
- the LOC117632491 gene encoding diaminopimelate epimerase, chloroplastic, protein MAIAAAISLPLTSPARRSLASFTSLRSSSPILKLNSVRGSVVLRTACLRVSAASSSMSVEAVEKASPASFLDRRETGFLHFVKYHGLGNDFILVDNRDSSEPKITPEQAAKLCDRNFGIGADGVIFALPGINGTDYTMRIYNSDGSEPEMCGNGVRCFARFIAELENLHGKQRFTVHTGAGLIVPEIQDDGKVKVDMGEPILKATDVPTGLPANKNQSVVKSDLDVDGVTWNVTCVSMGNPHCVTFGTKGGQNLQVDELKLAEIGPKFENHVVFPARTNTEFVQVFTPSHLKMRVWERGAGATLACGTGACAVVVAAVLEGRAERNCTVDLPGGPLQIEWREEDNHIYMTGPAEVVFYGSVPL, encoded by the exons ATGGCCATAGCCGCCGCCATCTCACTGCCTCTCACGTCCCCAGCTCGCCGCTCTCTCGCCTCCTTCACCTCTCTTCgatcttcttctccaattcTGAAACTCAACTCTGTGAGGGGAAGTGTCGTTTTGAGAACTGCTTGTCTTCGCGTCTCGGCGGCCTCGTCTTCGATGAGCGTCGAAGCCGTCGAGAAAGCCTCGCCGGCTTCTTTTCTGGACCGGAGAGAAACCGGGTTCCTTCACTTCGTCAAGTACCACGGCCTCGGCAACGACTTcattttg GTTGATAATAGGGATTCTTCGGAGCCTAAGATCACTCCAGAGCAAGCAGCGAAGCTCTGTGATCGGAACTTCGGGATTGGCGCTGACGGAGTGATCTTCGCGCTGCCGGGCATCAATGGCACCGATTATACCATGAGGATTTACAATTCTGATGGGAGCGAGCCCGAG ATGTGTGGTAATGGAGTCCGATGCTTTGCCAGATTCATTGCGGAGCTTGAGAATTTGCACGGGAAGCAACG CTTTACGGTGCACACCGGTGCTGGTCTAATTGTTCCAGAAATTCAAGATGATGGGAAG GTTAAAGTTGATATGGGGGAACCAATTCTAAAAGCAACAGATGTACCTACAGGACTACCTGCAAACAAGAATCAATCTGTCGTTAAGTCGGATCTTGATGTAGATGGAGTAACCTGGAATGTAACATGTGTTAGTATGGGAAATCCTCATTGTGTAACTTTTGGTACAAAAGGAGGCCAG AATTTGCAGGTCGATGAATTGAAGTTGGCCGAAATTGGTCCAAAATTCGAAAACCATGTGGTGTTTCCTGCACGAACTAACACAG AATTTGTACAAGTTTTCACTCCTTCACACCTCAAGATGCGTGTTTGGGAGCGTGGTGCAG GAGCAACACTGGCTTGCGGAACTGGTGCTTGTGCTGTAGTTGTTGCAGCAGTTCTTGAGGGTCGAGCTGAGCGG AATTGCACGGTCGATTTACCAGGAGGGCCATTGCAGATTGAGTGGAGAGAGGAGGACAACCATATATACATGACAGGCCCGGCTGAAGTAGTTTTTTATGGATCTGTGCCCCTATGA
- the LOC117631457 gene encoding kinesin-like protein KIN-5B — protein MSVTPDQSKKVGVGVSPSPSPFLTPRPERRRRTLEWNPNRQDKDKEVNVQVLLRCRPLSDDEQRLNIQKVISCNEHKREVTVLQSLNNKQVDRVFTFDRVFGPKSQQKSIYDQAISPIVNEVLDGFNCTVFAYGQTGTGKTYTMEGGMRNKSGNLPAEAGVIPRAVRHIFETLEAQNADYSVKVTFLEIYNEEITDLLAPDDNPRTAEDRQRKSISLMEDGKGCVIVRGLEEEAVYNVNEIYSVLERGSAKRRTADTLLNKRSSRSHSVFSITVHIKEATVGDEELIKCGKINLVDLAGSENISRSGAREGRAREAGEINKSLLTLGRVINALVEHSTHIPYRDSKLTRLLRDSLGGKTKTCIIATISPTAQCMEETLSTLDYACRAKNIKNKPEANQKMSKAVLLRDLYSEIERMKEEVRAAREKNGVYIPRERFVQEEAEKKARIEKIEQLENDLNLTEKQAESFRELYLSEQEQKLDLQSELKACKISLETSNKALLDLQEKYQVAITTLKEKELIISKMLFSENLLIGRAKELRTDLQNASEEMNSLYEKLDQKDRMEAENQSLVLTFGSQLDRSLKDLHKTILGSVSQQQNQLRCMEEHVHTYLASKCDAAQVLDSKIKKITETYSSGVSALKELANMLKTKASSDLEQINARVLSQTVAVEKFLVTAVMEANEVIQDIQHSLDEQKQLLAFSTRQQEEGLQRSLISTQVISKATGNFFDDLRDRACQVMRSLEESQIQRVHQLVNFEKMFKEEAAKEEKQAMEKIAVILATLTSKKASIVSKASTNIQDTSKQDNTRLQKEMFDMQQLATDAGKELSEYFGKVESNFMTDTFSAAESHAIMENCLQECSERVGDSRKQWEKAQSAINTLNQNSVAKIESTVKENISANHSAHEEFVSTSSRVDADFNAIASDTSSCVNASLMLDHEKTKEIDSMATLCLDQLKSVQDKHGEGVSTIRNEAEKRLVKDYLVDKHSGGTKKRVITVPSVESIEEMRSSIEVTEDCISDNKSKRSQMESKTPGPRTPFADVN, from the exons ATGTCAGTCACCCCCGATCAGTCTAAGAAAGTTGGGGTGGGGGTGTCACCGTCCCCATCTCCTTTCCTTACACCTCGTCCCGAAAGGCGGCGCAGAACACTTGAGTGGAATCCAAATCGTCAGGACAAGGATAAAGAGGTTAATGTGCAAGTTCTGCTTAGATGCAG gCCTCTAAGTGATGATGAGCAAAGGTTGAACATCCAGAAGGTGATATCCTGTAATGAACACAAAAGAGAAGTCACTGTTTTGCAAAGTCTAAATAACAAGCAAGTCGATAGAGTTTTCACTTTTGACAGG gtttttgggccaaaatcacaGCAAAAATCAATATATGACCAAGCAATTTCCCCAATAGTTAACGAAGTTCTCGACGGATTCAACTGCACTGTCTTTGCATATGGGCAGACAGGCACCGGTAAAACTTATACAATGGAAGGTGGGATGAGAAATAAG AGTGGCAATTTACCTGCTGAGGCTGGTGTTATTCCACGGGCTGTTCGACACATTTTTGAGACACTTGAAGCACAAAATGCTGACTATAGTGTGAAAGTAACGTTCTTAGAAATATATAATGAAGAAATAACTGATTTACTAGCGCCTGATGATAATCCAAGAACTGCAGAAGACAGGCAAAGGAAATCTATTTCCTTGATGGAGGATGGAAAGGGTTGTGTGATAGTAAGAGgccttgaagaagaagctgtGTATAATGTAAATGAAATTTATAGTGTCTTGGAAAGAGGGTCTGCCAAAAGGCGTACAGCAGACACTCTGTTGAACAAGCGCAGCAG TCGCTCTCATTCTGTCTTTTCCATTACTGTCCATATAAAAGAAGCAACAGTTGGTGATGAGGAGCTAATAAAATGTGGCAAAATTAATCTTGTCGATCTGGCAGGATCAGAAAACATATCTCGTTCAGGTGCACGAGAG GGACGTGCAAGAGAAGCGGGGGAGATAAATAAGAGCTTGCTCACACTGGGCCGTGTCATAAATGCACTAGTGGAACATTCCACTCACATACCTTACAG GGACAGTAAGCTTACAAGACTTTTAAGAGATTCTTTGggaggcaaaacaaaaacctgCATCATTGCCACAATTTCTCCAACTGCTCAGTGCATGGAAGAAACCCTAAGCACACTGGATTATGCCTGTCGTGCCAAGaacattaaaaacaaacctgaG GCAAACCAGAAAATGTCGAAGGCTGTGCTGCTCAGGGATTTGTATTCAGAGATTGAGAGAATGAAAGAAG AGGTTCGGGCAGCACGGGAAAAGAATGGTGTTTATATTCCGCGTGAAAGATTTGTCCAGGAGGAAGCTGAAAAAAAG GCCAGGATTGAGAAAATAGAGCAATTGGAAAATGATCTCAACCTCACAGAAAAG CAAGCGGAGAGTTTTCGTGAGCTCTATCTCAGCGAACAAGAACAGAAACTGGATTTACAAAGTGAGCTGAAGGCGTGCAAG ATAAGTCTGGAAACTAGTAACAAGGCACTGCTTGATCTTCAAGAGAAATACCAGGTAGCAATCACAACCTTGAAAGAGAAGGAGCTTATTATCTCCAAAATGCTATTCTCAG AAAATCTTTTAATTGGACGTGCAAAGGAGTTACGAACTGATTTGCAGAATGCATCAGAGGAAATGAATTCCCTATATGAAAAATTAG ATCAGAAAGACAGAATGGAAGCTGAAAATCAGAGCTTGGTTTTAACATTTGGTTCTCAGCTTGATCGGAGTTTGAAAGATCTGCATAAGACCATCCTAGGGTCTGTTTCTCAACAGCAGAACCAACTAAGATGCATGGAGGAACATGTTCACACATACCTTGCGAGTAAATGTGAT GCAGCACAGGTACTGGATTCAAAGATTAAGAAGATAACAGAGACATACAGTTCTGGAGTATCAGCCTTGAAGGAGCTAGCCAACATGCTGAAAACGAAGGCATCATCTGACCTGGAGCAGATAAATGCTAGGGTGTTATCACAGACAGTGGCCGTTGAGAAG TTTCTTGTAACTGCAGTTATGGAAGCCAATGAGGTCATCCAAGATATCCAGCACTCTCTTGATGAGCAGAAACAGCTGTTGGCTTTCTCCACTCGACAACAAGAGGAG GGGTTGCAACGAAGTTTGATTTCCACACAAGTAATTTCAAAGGCCACTGGGAACTTTTTTGATGACCTTCGTGACCGTGCTTGTCAAGTCATGAGAAGTCTTGAAGAAAGCCAAATCCAACGAGTCCACCAATTAGTGAATTTTGAGAAGATGTTTAAG GAAGAAGCTGCTAAAGAGGAAAAACAGGCTATGGAAAAAATTGCAGTAATATTAGCAACTTTGACATCTAAGAAAGCTTCAATT gTGTCAAAGGCATCAACCAACATCCAGGACACAAGTAAACAAGATAATACCAGGTTGCAAAAGGAGATGTTTGACATGCAACAATTGGCAACGGATGCTGGGAAGGAGTTGAGCGAATATTTTGGAAAGGTGGAAAGTAACTTCATGACAGACACATTCTCAGCAGCTGAGTCTCATGCAATCATGGAAAACTGCCTCCAAGAGTG CTCAGAGAGAGTGGGCGATTCTAGGAAACAGTGGGAAAAGGCCCAGTCAGCCATAAACACTCTTAATCAGAACAGTGTTGCAAAGATTGAATCTACTGTGAA GGAAAATATATCTGCAAACCATTCTGCACATGAAGAGTTTGTTTCCACATCTTCCCGTGTGGATGCAGATTTCAATGCCATAGCCTCTGACACGTCGTCATGCGTTAATG CTTCACTAATGCTGGACCACGAAAAGACAAAGGAAATAGACTCCATGGCAACCTTGTGCTTGGATCAACTCAAATCAGTGCAAGACAAGCATGGTGAAGGTGTATCAACTATACGAAATGAAGCAGAAAAGCGCCTTGTAAAAGATTATCTG GTTGATAAGCATAGTGGTGGAACTAAGAAACGAGTTATAACTGTCCCCAGCGTGGAATCAATTGAGGAGATGAGAAGCTCCATTGAAGTCACAGAAGACTGTATTTCTGACAACAAATCGAAACGGAGCCAAATGGAAAGCAAGACCCCAGGTCCTAGAACTCCTTTTGCAGATGTCAACTGA
- the LOC117631538 gene encoding zinc finger protein ZAT18-like, with product MKRMREDEVGFVGMKGLDMEKFLMLLSCDMETKFRKYSSPNDVFECKTCNRKFPSFQALGGHRASHNRPRTSMDHDQKSETRKGSNLMATKNKPKAHECSICGLEFGMGQALGGHMRRHRASNMNLGFSSKVPDEVVVASKIPVLRRSSSKRIMCLEMDLNLTPLENDLKLLFGVMAPKVDAFVS from the coding sequence AtgaagagaatgagagaagatgaagtAGGGTTCGTCGGGATGAAGGGTTTGGACATGGAAAAGTTCCTCATGCTACTCTCATGTGACATGGAGACCAAGTTCAGAAAGTATTCATCTCCAAACGATGTGTTTGAGTGCAAAACTTGCAACCGAAAATTCCCATCGTTCCAAGCTCTTGGTGGCCACAGAGCAAGCCACAATAGGCCGAGAACATCAATGGATCATGATCAAAAAAGTGAGACCAGAAAAGGAAGCAATTTGATGGCAACGAAGAACAAGCCGAAAGCGCACGAGTGCTCCATTTGTGGCCTAGAGTTTGGCATGGGACAGGCTTTGGGTGGCCATATGAGGAGGCACAGAGCTTCCAACATGAACCTGGGATTTTCTTCTAAAGTTCCTGATGAGGTTGTTGTCGCTTCGAAGATTCCGGTGCTGAGAAGGTCGAGTAGCAAGAGGATTATGTGCTTGGAGATGGACTTGAACTTGACGCCATTGGAGAATGACTTGAAGTTATTGTTCGGGGTGATGGCTCCAAAAGTTGACGCTtttgtttcataa